In Paenibacillus sp. FSL R7-0345, a single window of DNA contains:
- a CDS encoding mechanosensitive ion channel domain-containing protein: MAFIKNQLAEFGVGGVMLDYLSNLIMVAFIALLCVLANFVVKKLVLRVIIHIINNNRYTWDNIILEKKVFHKLSHLAPAFIIYYSAAIFPLYQSLIEKAAMTYMIIVTITVLNALLDAVDAIYRTFDVSRIRPIKGYIQVAKIILFIIGAIVVIANLIGQNPLIILSGLGALSAVLMLIFKDSILGLVAGVQLSSNDMVRVGDWIEMPKYNADGEVIDITLNTVKVMNFDKTITMIPSYALISDSFRNWRGMQVSGGRRIKRSVYIDTSSVCFCTREMIDEFQKIHYLSDYVTAKLSEIKAYNIEHQVNMESNVNGRQLTNIGVFRAYIQEYLRNHPKIHKDMTLLVRQLAPGDNGLPLEIYAFSNDTTWGVYESVQADIFDHIFAVIPTFGLRVFQNPTGHDIVHLKEKAELQTIIPLSNNH, encoded by the coding sequence ATGGCTTTTATTAAAAATCAGCTGGCGGAGTTTGGTGTAGGCGGGGTGATGCTGGATTATCTTTCGAATCTAATCATGGTTGCTTTTATAGCGCTGCTCTGTGTACTGGCTAATTTTGTAGTCAAAAAGCTGGTGCTGCGGGTCATCATTCACATCATCAATAACAACCGGTACACGTGGGATAACATTATTCTGGAGAAAAAGGTGTTCCACAAGCTGTCCCATCTGGCGCCCGCCTTCATTATCTACTACTCGGCTGCTATTTTTCCGTTATATCAGTCTCTGATTGAAAAAGCGGCAATGACCTATATGATTATCGTAACGATCACGGTACTGAATGCGCTGCTTGATGCGGTTGATGCGATTTACCGTACCTTTGATGTCTCCAGGATCAGACCGATTAAGGGCTACATTCAGGTTGCCAAAATCATTCTGTTCATCATCGGTGCTATTGTGGTAATCGCAAATCTGATCGGACAAAATCCGCTGATCATCCTTAGCGGGCTGGGCGCCTTGTCAGCGGTGCTGATGCTGATCTTTAAGGATTCCATACTGGGTCTGGTGGCGGGCGTCCAGCTGTCCTCCAATGACATGGTGCGGGTGGGCGACTGGATTGAAATGCCCAAATATAATGCGGACGGTGAGGTCATCGACATTACCCTGAACACCGTGAAGGTCATGAATTTTGATAAAACGATTACGATGATTCCCAGCTACGCCCTCATTTCGGACTCCTTCAGGAACTGGAGAGGCATGCAGGTGTCCGGCGGCAGACGGATCAAACGGAGCGTATATATTGATACGAGCAGCGTGTGCTTTTGCACCCGGGAAATGATTGATGAGTTTCAGAAAATCCATTATCTCAGTGATTATGTAACAGCGAAATTAAGCGAGATCAAGGCCTATAATATTGAGCATCAAGTGAATATGGAGAGCAATGTGAACGGAAGACAGCTCACGAATATCGGCGTATTCAGGGCTTACATTCAGGAATACCTGCGGAATCATCCGAAAATTCATAAGGATATGACCCTGCTCGTCCGCCAGCTGGCTCCGGGTGATAACGGGCTGCCTCTTGAGATCTACGCATTCAGCAATGATACCACCTGGGGGGTGTATGAGTCGGTGCAGGCGGATATTTTTGATCATATTTTTGCGGTTATCCCCACCTTCGGGCTGCGGGTGTTCCAGAATCCGACCGGCCATGATATTGTTCATCTAAAAGAGAAAGCGGAGCTTCAAACGATCATTCCCCTGTCAAATAATCATTAA
- a CDS encoding Ig-like domain-containing protein, with the protein MDKKVLLAAILSLFFVVLVPYSTPVIYADQTLKVISISVAGPARALKPKQTYQLKPDVVTLPQDSNVKIAYSSANTQVATVNMSGLVTAVSPGKAIIYASSGGKSTYAVIKVDSSAVKLTTGLWVEKKNIKKPKEQLLTEGAVYFKLKSFDNHVLTGHFFAVSAPPSNRIADVEIKTTLKNGKGSFSYTDDGWGNSGEGTVEMKGGTLEFSFKETQSDSMAMWQLGTHIFILYKSES; encoded by the coding sequence ATGGATAAAAAAGTTCTGCTGGCAGCCATCTTATCCTTATTTTTTGTAGTCCTTGTTCCCTATTCAACACCCGTAATTTATGCAGATCAGACTTTAAAAGTAATCTCAATATCAGTAGCAGGTCCGGCAAGAGCATTAAAGCCGAAACAGACCTATCAGTTAAAACCGGACGTAGTCACCTTACCACAAGACAGCAATGTAAAAATTGCGTACTCCTCGGCCAATACTCAGGTAGCAACAGTAAATATGAGCGGTCTTGTAACAGCTGTCAGCCCGGGGAAGGCCATTATATATGCCAGCTCGGGCGGAAAAAGTACATATGCTGTAATCAAGGTGGATTCAAGTGCAGTAAAACTCACTACAGGGCTGTGGGTGGAAAAGAAGAATATTAAAAAGCCAAAAGAACAGCTGTTAACAGAGGGTGCCGTTTATTTTAAACTCAAGAGTTTCGATAATCATGTGTTGACCGGACATTTTTTTGCCGTTAGTGCTCCTCCATCCAATCGGATAGCTGATGTTGAAATCAAGACAACACTGAAGAACGGCAAGGGAAGCTTCTCCTATACGGATGACGGCTGGGGGAACAGCGGGGAAGGAACTGTAGAAATGAAGGGCGGCACTCTTGAATTCAGCTTTAAGGAAACCCAATCAGACAGCATGGCAATGTGGCAGCTTGGAACGCATATTTTTATATTGTACAAATCTGAAAGTTAA